A genomic window from Flavobacterium azooxidireducens includes:
- the cas9 gene encoding type II CRISPR RNA-guided endonuclease Cas9 (Cas9, originally named Csn1, is the large, multifunctional signature protein of type II CRISPR/Cas systems. It is well known even to general audiences because its RNA-guided endonuclease activity has made it a popular tool for custom editing of eukaryotic genomes.) → MAKILGLDLGTNSIGWALIDDAHNKILGIGSRIFPMGVENLGEGEGREMSKNAGRTGARGVRRQFFRRRLRKKILLKALSENKMCPMVASDFEDWKKTKEFPSEKLSNWFSLNPYELRQKALNEKLSLEEIGRIFYHLIQRRGFLSNSRKGGTDDGAIFKGNPKEGKIGIIETQENIQDKTLGSYLFEIYPKENQPFQDGLERIRNRYTTRKMYVDEFELIWNKQSQFHSNLNEDLKTLFGGRKLEGYKEDGILFHQRPLRSQKHLVGNCSFEPTKTKCPLSAIPFEQFRVWQWLNTVEYNGKKISQEEKEKIVEFLFANEKPEFKKIRKAIGKESAEFKFNYKDEDKIVGTHTISNLSNKKYFGKKWFEFSEKEQEDIWHVLYFFDSKSNLKEYAIKNWNFTQEQADSISRFNVKDGYSNLSRKAISNILPFLQIGFTYDVAVVLGGIKNVFGSDWNKLSEEKRNYLIDNIEGIVRSKTKGGFIEIIKDILRNDYNISDNQLRKLYHHSATIDVSELLEKLPLGKEADKEIQAIRNPIVITALFELRKLVNELIEVHGKIDEIKVEMARDLKISKSQRNKIRKEQNRLERENDRVKDRLVENNIRITHDNILLYKLWEECKKTCPYTGKPISVTQLFTGEVQIEHIHPWSRSLNDSFGNKTLCYAKENILKGNKTPFEYYGNDEINWSAIKERALKLFSDTKEYPNAYQKFKRFVQQKFDDDFSSRQLNDTRYISKEAKNYLSKVCRHVIVSPGQATSNLRQKWGMNNILNDENAKTREDHRHHAIDALVLACTKVSYVQELSRWNRYNRNSELKNFPLPWESFRRDAEIAVEKILISHKKASNDITVRRHITEKNGIKHKNVGVAARGQLHKETVFGKRNFNGEEAFHVRKSIDSLETAKQIEKVVDETTKLLILKRVNELGGFVKDKVPANTFFIVDEKGIKQPQIFLSNKNGAPVPILKVRVKENIGGAEKLKENVNQWVNPRNNHHVLIYKDEKGNLKEDVVTFWTVVERKRTGQSVYQLPLDGEEIVTTLHINDMFLLGLHEDEINWINPNYEVLKEHLYRVQKFTSGDYYFRIAKTSTINNDNERIYIKNFLNGKTGWFTYNPIKVKISVSGKIKNL, encoded by the coding sequence ATGGCAAAGATTTTAGGGTTGGATTTGGGAACGAATAGTATTGGGTGGGCATTGATTGATGATGCTCATAATAAAATTTTAGGTATTGGAAGTAGAATATTTCCAATGGGAGTTGAAAATTTGGGCGAAGGAGAAGGAAGAGAAATGTCGAAAAATGCTGGAAGAACTGGAGCAAGAGGTGTTCGTCGTCAATTTTTCAGAAGAAGATTGAGAAAGAAAATTTTACTAAAAGCACTTTCAGAAAATAAAATGTGCCCAATGGTTGCGTCTGATTTTGAAGATTGGAAAAAAACTAAAGAATTTCCATCTGAAAAATTATCAAATTGGTTTTCGTTAAATCCTTATGAATTGCGTCAAAAAGCATTGAATGAAAAATTATCTTTAGAAGAAATTGGTAGAATTTTTTATCATTTAATACAAAGAAGAGGATTTTTGAGTAATAGCAGAAAAGGCGGAACAGATGACGGAGCTATTTTTAAAGGAAATCCAAAAGAAGGAAAAATTGGTATTATAGAAACACAAGAAAACATTCAAGATAAAACGTTAGGCTCTTATTTATTTGAAATTTATCCAAAAGAAAATCAACCTTTTCAAGATGGTTTGGAACGAATTCGTAACCGATACACAACTCGTAAAATGTATGTTGATGAGTTTGAATTGATTTGGAACAAGCAATCTCAGTTTCATTCTAATCTTAATGAAGATTTAAAAACATTATTTGGCGGAAGAAAATTAGAAGGTTATAAAGAAGATGGAATTTTATTTCATCAACGACCATTGCGTTCACAGAAGCATTTAGTGGGTAATTGTTCTTTTGAGCCAACGAAAACCAAGTGTCCACTTAGTGCAATTCCATTTGAGCAATTTAGAGTTTGGCAATGGCTAAATACGGTTGAATATAATGGAAAGAAAATTTCGCAAGAAGAAAAGGAAAAAATTGTAGAGTTTTTGTTTGCCAATGAAAAGCCGGAATTCAAAAAAATTAGAAAAGCTATTGGAAAAGAAAGTGCTGAATTTAAATTTAATTATAAAGATGAAGATAAAATAGTTGGAACTCATACTATTTCTAATTTATCCAATAAAAAGTATTTTGGTAAAAAATGGTTTGAATTTTCAGAAAAGGAACAAGAGGATATTTGGCATGTTTTGTATTTTTTTGATAGTAAATCTAATTTAAAAGAATATGCTATTAAGAACTGGAATTTTACGCAAGAACAGGCTGATTCTATCTCAAGATTTAATGTTAAAGATGGCTATTCCAATTTAAGTAGAAAAGCAATTTCGAACATACTACCGTTTTTGCAAATAGGATTTACTTATGATGTTGCTGTAGTTTTAGGAGGAATTAAAAATGTTTTTGGCTCCGATTGGAATAAATTATCAGAAGAAAAACGTAATTATTTAATAGATAATATTGAAGGGATTGTTCGTTCCAAAACAAAAGGTGGATTTATTGAGATAATTAAAGATATTTTACGAAATGATTACAATATTTCAGACAACCAACTTCGTAAATTATATCATCATTCCGCAACTATTGATGTTTCAGAATTATTAGAAAAATTACCATTAGGAAAAGAAGCTGACAAAGAAATTCAAGCTATTCGAAATCCTATTGTAATTACGGCACTTTTTGAATTAAGAAAATTAGTTAATGAACTAATTGAGGTTCATGGTAAGATTGATGAAATAAAAGTAGAAATGGCTCGTGATTTAAAAATTTCAAAATCACAACGAAACAAAATACGAAAAGAACAAAATAGATTAGAAAGAGAAAATGATAGAGTAAAAGACAGATTAGTAGAAAATAATATCAGAATTACTCACGATAATATTTTGCTTTATAAACTTTGGGAAGAATGTAAAAAAACGTGTCCATATACAGGAAAACCTATTTCGGTTACCCAATTATTTACCGGAGAAGTTCAAATTGAACACATTCATCCTTGGAGTCGCTCGTTAAACGATAGTTTTGGTAATAAAACGTTGTGTTATGCCAAAGAAAACATTCTTAAAGGGAATAAAACACCATTTGAATATTATGGAAACGATGAAATCAATTGGTCGGCGATAAAAGAGAGAGCATTAAAATTATTTTCAGATACTAAAGAATATCCAAATGCATATCAAAAATTTAAACGGTTTGTTCAACAGAAGTTTGATGATGATTTTTCTTCAAGACAATTAAATGACACAAGATATATAAGTAAAGAAGCCAAAAATTATCTTTCAAAAGTATGTAGGCATGTTATAGTTTCACCAGGTCAAGCCACTTCAAACTTGCGTCAGAAATGGGGAATGAATAATATTTTGAATGATGAAAATGCAAAAACACGTGAAGATCATCGTCATCATGCTATTGATGCTTTGGTTTTGGCTTGCACAAAAGTTTCGTATGTTCAAGAATTATCAAGATGGAACAGATACAATAGAAATTCAGAATTGAAGAACTTTCCATTGCCTTGGGAATCGTTTAGAAGAGATGCAGAAATAGCAGTAGAGAAAATTTTAATTTCTCATAAAAAAGCTTCCAATGATATAACTGTTAGAAGACACATTACAGAAAAAAATGGAATTAAACATAAAAATGTTGGTGTTGCGGCTCGGGGACAATTACATAAAGAAACCGTATTTGGTAAAAGAAATTTTAATGGAGAAGAAGCTTTTCATGTTAGAAAATCAATTGATAGTTTAGAAACAGCCAAACAAATTGAAAAAGTTGTTGATGAAACAACAAAATTGTTGATTTTAAAACGGGTGAATGAGCTTGGAGGCTTTGTAAAAGATAAAGTTCCAGCCAATACTTTTTTCATTGTTGACGAAAAAGGAATAAAGCAACCACAAATATTTTTATCCAATAAAAATGGAGCACCAGTTCCAATTTTAAAAGTCAGAGTAAAAGAGAATATTGGTGGAGCAGAAAAACTGAAAGAAAATGTGAATCAATGGGTAAATCCAAGAAACAACCATCATGTTTTAATTTATAAAGATGAAAAAGGTAATTTAAAAGAAGATGTGGTAACTTTTTGGACTGTTGTTGAAAGAAAAAGAACGGGACAATCGGTTTATCAGTTACCATTGGATGGGGAAGAAATTGTAACAACTTTGCATATTAATGATATGTTTTTGTTGGGATTACATGAAGACGAAATAAATTGGATAAATCCCAATTATGAAGTATTGAAAGAACATTTATATAGAGTACAGAAATTTACTTCTGGAGATTATTATTTTAGAATTGCAAAAACCTCAACGATTAATAATGATAATGAACGAATTTATATTAAGAATTTTTTGAATGGTAAAACAGGTTGGTTTACATATAATCCAATAAAAGTAAAAATTTCAGTATCAGGGAAAATAAAAAATTTGTAA
- a CDS encoding transposase: MKNRKSNRMKGFDYSSNNLYFVTSCVKNNLCCLGRVIAVGTGRDLSVQSSLSEVNPEIECKVELNQYGLIVDEKIKWLMSQYEYVDIHNYIVMPNHFHLIIEIDSQKVVEKEIKIKSLSSLMGAMKTKSSNQIHELGFKDFAWHRSFHDHIIRDEKAYVNIFNYISNNPTNWLKDKFYQK, translated from the coding sequence ATGAAAAATCGAAAAAGTAATCGAATGAAAGGATTCGATTATTCCAGTAATAATTTATATTTTGTCACAAGTTGTGTGAAAAATAATTTGTGTTGTTTGGGTCGTGTGATTGCCGTAGGGACAGGTCGCGACCTGTCCGTACAATCATCCCTGTCCGAAGTTAATCCAGAAATAGAATGTAAAGTTGAATTAAATCAATATGGATTAATTGTTGATGAAAAAATCAAATGGTTAATGAGTCAGTATGAATATGTGGATATTCATAATTATATTGTTATGCCCAATCATTTTCATTTAATCATAGAAATTGACAGTCAAAAAGTAGTGGAAAAGGAAATTAAAATAAAATCATTATCAAGTTTGATGGGGGCAATGAAAACAAAATCATCCAATCAAATTCATGAATTAGGTTTTAAGGATTTTGCATGGCATCGTTCATTCCATGACCATATTATTAGAGATGAAAAAGCTTATGTCAATATATTTAATTATATTTCAAATAATCCTACTAACTGGTTGAAAGATAAGTTTTATCAAAAATAA
- the cas2 gene encoding CRISPR-associated endonuclease Cas2 encodes MELNGYRIMWLFVFFDLPTETKKDRRNASGFRNNLLKDGFSMMQYSVYVRHCASSESADVHEKRIHKLLPPLGKVSVLRITDKQFGNILNFWGKAEVPKAPQPTQLELF; translated from the coding sequence ATGGAGCTAAACGGATACCGAATTATGTGGCTATTTGTATTTTTTGACTTACCAACCGAAACCAAAAAAGACCGAAGAAATGCTTCCGGTTTTAGAAACAACTTGCTAAAAGATGGTTTTAGTATGATGCAATATTCGGTTTATGTGCGTCATTGTGCGAGTAGCGAAAGTGCGGATGTGCACGAAAAACGAATTCATAAACTCTTGCCACCATTAGGAAAAGTGAGTGTTTTGCGAATAACCGATAAACAATTTGGCAATATTTTAAATTTTTGGGGCAAAGCCGAAGTGCCAAAAGCTCCGCAACCTACGCAGTTGGAGTTGTTTTAA
- a CDS encoding TetR/AcrR family transcriptional regulator: protein MKNILDGIKINISPKIYVKDPETSELGKKILENSILLIDEIGFDNFTFKKLGLKIGSNESSIYRYFESKHKLLLYLSSWYWGWIEFKLVLSTNSISNPKDKLMRAIEIVTEEIISDTNQPHINEVILNKIIICEFSKSYLTKEVDDENKEGYFLIYKRVINRIIEMVNEVNPTFPYAKSLISTVVEGALHQHFLKSHFKSITDCSDEITPTEFFKNLVLKQIN from the coding sequence ATGAAGAATATTCTAGATGGCATCAAAATAAACATTAGTCCCAAAATCTATGTTAAGGACCCGGAGACTTCTGAATTGGGTAAAAAAATACTTGAAAACAGTATTCTATTGATAGATGAAATCGGGTTTGATAATTTTACTTTTAAAAAATTGGGGCTAAAAATTGGTTCAAATGAAAGTTCAATTTATCGCTATTTTGAAAGCAAACACAAACTTTTGTTGTACCTTAGTTCTTGGTATTGGGGTTGGATAGAATTCAAATTAGTGCTTTCTACCAACAGTATTTCTAACCCAAAAGATAAATTGATGAGAGCCATTGAAATTGTAACCGAAGAAATTATCAGTGATACAAATCAACCACACATTAACGAAGTTATTTTAAATAAAATCATCATTTGTGAATTTTCAAAATCCTATCTAACCAAAGAGGTAGATGATGAAAACAAAGAAGGCTATTTTTTAATTTACAAACGTGTCATTAACCGAATTATAGAAATGGTGAACGAGGTAAACCCAACTTTTCCTTATGCTAAAAGCTTAATTTCCACTGTTGTGGAAGGAGCTTTGCACCAACATTTTTTAAAAAGTCACTTTAAATCGATAACAGACTGTTCGGATGAAATTACGCCGACTGAATTTTTCAAAAACTTAGTTTTAAAACAGATTAACTAA
- a CDS encoding type II toxin-antitoxin system RelE/ParE family toxin produces MYSYRLNIQVEEDLTRIFEYSIGQFGLEQANKYYEMFFECFSKIASNPFLFPNANHYKKGYRYCVCGVDTIFYKIKADEIEIMAIIGRQNF; encoded by the coding sequence ATGTATAGTTATAGACTTAACATTCAAGTTGAAGAAGATTTGACTCGGATTTTTGAATATAGTATTGGTCAATTTGGATTGGAACAAGCCAATAAATATTACGAAATGTTTTTTGAATGTTTTTCTAAAATAGCTTCAAATCCATTTCTATTTCCCAATGCTAATCATTATAAAAAAGGATATCGCTATTGTGTTTGCGGAGTCGATACCATTTTTTATAAAATCAAAGCCGATGAAATAGAAATCATGGCAATCATTGGCAGACAAAATTTTTAA
- a CDS encoding TolC family protein — translation MKRILPILLFFSAISWSQNSPADSILTLDAYLGYVKQFHPLVKQANLEVSQAQAGIIAARGGFDPKIEVDYENKQFKSTEYYDLLNATFKIPTWYGIEIKAGFDQMEGVYLNPQNTVPPNGLAMAGISVPLGQGLLINNRMADLRKAKIYANLSQAERDLEVANVLYAAANSYFNWYRSYNEYKLYETFLKNSEERFNGIRGLITAGDRPAIDSIEAGILVKSRKLSLEQSRLKLLKSKLELSNFLWFENNLPVELQDGISPESELEKKVENTLQTNGLLLADIDFQNHPKIRSLQNKVSILEVDKRLKGDLLKPTINLNYNYLSEPEFVRDFNTVNYKYGVNFSFPLFLRKERGNFKIAKLKLQDAELDLKFEDQVLRNKIDYQLEEIRSLKNQISIASELVNDFNTMLDAEERMFFYGESSLFLINSRENSLLSTSLQQIETEFRFFVANADLFKLIANPQFNN, via the coding sequence ATGAAAAGAATTTTGCCAATTTTATTGTTTTTTTCAGCTATTTCTTGGTCGCAAAATAGTCCAGCAGATTCCATTTTGACGTTGGATGCGTATTTGGGTTATGTCAAACAATTTCATCCTTTGGTAAAACAAGCCAACTTAGAAGTGAGTCAAGCTCAAGCCGGAATTATTGCCGCTCGTGGCGGATTTGATCCTAAAATTGAAGTGGACTATGAAAACAAACAATTCAAATCGACGGAATATTATGATTTATTGAATGCTACGTTTAAAATTCCGACTTGGTATGGAATTGAAATTAAAGCCGGATTTGATCAAATGGAAGGTGTGTATTTGAATCCACAAAATACTGTACCTCCAAACGGTTTGGCAATGGCAGGAATTTCTGTTCCGCTTGGTCAAGGTTTGCTGATTAATAACCGAATGGCCGATTTGAGAAAAGCCAAAATTTATGCTAATTTATCGCAAGCCGAACGAGATTTGGAAGTTGCCAATGTACTTTATGCAGCTGCAAATAGCTATTTTAATTGGTATAGGAGTTATAATGAATACAAATTATATGAAACTTTTTTAAAAAATTCAGAAGAACGATTTAATGGAATTAGAGGATTAATCACTGCCGGAGATCGACCTGCGATTGATAGCATTGAAGCCGGAATTTTAGTGAAATCCAGAAAATTAAGTTTAGAACAATCACGGTTGAAATTGCTTAAATCGAAACTGGAATTATCAAATTTTTTATGGTTTGAAAATAATCTTCCGGTAGAATTGCAAGATGGCATTTCACCGGAAAGTGAATTAGAAAAAAAGGTTGAAAATACATTACAAACAAACGGATTATTATTGGCCGATATCGATTTTCAAAATCATCCGAAGATTCGATCGTTACAAAATAAGGTTTCTATTTTAGAGGTTGACAAACGGTTAAAAGGCGATTTACTGAAACCGACGATCAATTTAAATTACAATTATTTATCTGAACCGGAATTTGTTCGCGATTTTAATACTGTGAATTATAAGTATGGAGTAAACTTTAGTTTTCCTTTATTTTTAAGGAAAGAAAGAGGAAATTTTAAAATTGCCAAATTGAAACTACAAGATGCTGAATTAGATTTGAAATTTGAAGATCAAGTGCTCAGAAACAAAATCGATTATCAATTGGAAGAAATTAGGTCTTTAAAAAATCAGATTTCAATTGCAAGTGAATTGGTGAATGATTTTAATACGATGCTCGATGCCGAAGAAAGAATGTTTTTTTATGGAGAAAGTTCATTGTTCTTAATTAATTCCAGAGAAAACAGTTTGCTAAGTACAAGTTTGCAACAAATTGAAACCGAATTTCGGTTTTTTGTTGCCAATGCAGATTTGTTTAAGTTGATAGCGAATCCGCAGTTTAACAATTAA
- a CDS encoding peptidase domain-containing ABC transporter has translation MEKASKSPLKRFINLLKLDKKDIYQVFFYAIFSGIVSLSLPLGIQAIINLIQGGRVSLSWIILVAVVILGVVFNGILRLMQLRITETIQQKIFIRSSFEFSYRFPKIKHTEFHNNYPPELANRFFDTITVQKSVAKLVLDYSESLLQIVFGLLLLSIYHPLFILFGLLLFIVLYLIFRISFETGLKTSLTESKYKYKVAHWIQEIARNYFGFKSKIESEFALTKNDKLVTEYLKSRESHFEVIRRQFIQLIGFKALISSGLLLIGGYLVINQQLNIGQFVAAEIIILLVINSVEKIIVGLETFYDVLTSIEKIGQVVDMEIEEEETAENTYCYKNIHFEIDELNYAFPNSTKKILNAISTHIHQGERIYLEGRNGSGKTTLLRILAGLIHSNGSSIYINDEHYNKINIEQYRAQIGVITEGQSLFEGSYLENITFKNPDISTEKLKSILERIKLAEVIKKMPKGLDEKILTEGKQLPSSLAQKILLARAIVNDPLVLFLENPFDKMDEDESREIIDFILSKENNWTVIVTSKNEYWKQKCDRIITLEKGKLISDTK, from the coding sequence ATGGAAAAAGCATCAAAATCGCCTTTAAAACGTTTTATCAACCTCCTAAAACTAGACAAAAAAGACATTTATCAAGTGTTTTTTTATGCCATTTTTTCAGGAATTGTTAGTCTTTCATTACCATTAGGAATTCAAGCCATCATCAACCTTATTCAAGGCGGAAGAGTGAGTCTGTCGTGGATAATTCTAGTTGCAGTTGTGATTTTAGGCGTTGTTTTTAACGGAATTTTGCGTTTAATGCAACTTAGAATTACAGAAACCATTCAACAAAAAATATTCATTCGATCGTCTTTTGAATTTTCGTATCGATTTCCAAAAATCAAACATACCGAGTTTCATAACAATTATCCTCCCGAATTAGCCAATCGCTTTTTTGATACCATAACAGTTCAAAAAAGTGTTGCCAAATTAGTGTTAGATTATTCAGAATCATTGCTGCAAATTGTTTTCGGACTACTTTTGCTATCGATTTATCACCCGCTTTTTATATTGTTTGGGCTTTTATTATTTATTGTTTTGTATTTAATTTTCAGAATTTCCTTTGAAACAGGTTTAAAAACAAGTTTAACCGAATCAAAATACAAATACAAAGTAGCTCATTGGATTCAAGAAATTGCTCGAAATTATTTTGGATTTAAAAGTAAAATCGAATCGGAATTTGCGTTGACTAAAAACGATAAATTAGTAACCGAATACCTCAAATCCAGAGAAAGTCATTTTGAAGTTATCAGACGACAATTCATACAATTGATTGGTTTTAAGGCTTTAATTTCATCTGGTTTATTACTCATTGGAGGTTATTTGGTAATCAATCAACAATTAAATATCGGTCAGTTTGTGGCTGCCGAAATCATCATTCTTTTGGTAATTAATTCTGTTGAGAAAATAATTGTTGGATTAGAAACTTTTTATGATGTATTAACGTCAATCGAAAAAATCGGACAAGTAGTTGATATGGAAATTGAAGAAGAAGAAACTGCTGAAAACACCTACTGTTATAAAAATATTCATTTTGAAATTGATGAATTAAATTATGCTTTTCCGAACTCCACGAAAAAGATTTTAAATGCAATTTCAACCCATATCCATCAAGGTGAAAGAATATATTTGGAGGGAAGAAACGGTTCCGGAAAAACAACACTGCTTCGCATTTTGGCAGGATTAATTCACAGCAATGGAAGTTCGATTTATATTAATGACGAACATTATAATAAGATAAACATCGAACAATACCGTGCTCAAATTGGCGTAATTACAGAAGGTCAATCACTATTTGAAGGTTCTTATTTGGAAAATATTACGTTTAAAAATCCTGATATTTCTACTGAAAAATTAAAATCAATATTAGAAAGAATAAAATTAGCCGAAGTAATAAAAAAGATGCCCAAAGGATTAGATGAAAAAATTCTAACCGAAGGAAAGCAACTACCTTCTTCTTTAGCACAAAAAATTCTTTTGGCTAGGGCAATTGTAAATGATCCACTAGTGCTGTTTTTAGAAAATCCTTTTGATAAAATGGATGAAGATGAAAGCAGAGAAATTATCGATTTTATTCTGTCAAAAGAAAATAATTGGACGGTAATTGTTACATCTAAAAATGAATACTGGAAACAAAAATGTGACCGAATCATCACATTAGAAAAAGGAAAATTAATTTCTGATACTAAGTAA
- a CDS encoding ribbon-helix-helix domain-containing protein, protein MARQSITLANQNDEWLKEQVAKEEFTSKSEAVNYLIKQAREQDAYVEFVRMKIEKAEKSGFSTKSKEELLAEIKKKLNV, encoded by the coding sequence ATGGCAAGACAAAGTATCACTTTAGCCAATCAAAACGATGAATGGTTAAAAGAACAAGTAGCTAAAGAAGAATTTACAAGTAAAAGCGAAGCGGTAAATTATCTCATCAAACAAGCACGAGAGCAAGATGCTTATGTGGAATTTGTGCGAATGAAAATTGAAAAAGCAGAAAAAAGCGGTTTTAGCACAAAAAGCAAAGAAGAATTATTAGCAGAAATTAAAAAAAAATTGAATGTATAG
- a CDS encoding HlyD family secretion protein → MLNIAKNNINEKVNLSRFKTIRKLGERRYFKTFNRILIWFFIGSFLFVLLPWTQNIQGNGFVTTISPEQRPQTIHTAIAGRIEKWYVAEGQYVNKGDTILFISEVKEDYFDPNLVDNTENQMKAKMLSEESYEGKANSLSAQITAIERERILKLEQARNKIEQSLLKVKSDSMDLEAVKTQLKIAQTQFKRSEDLNKEGLKPMTDVEDKRLKLQDSEAKIITQQNKLLTARNELINAKVEINRITAEYTDKISKAQSERFTALSSQFDTEAQVNKLQNQVTNYKMRNELYYIKAPQNGYVNRALQSGIGETIKEGTPVVSIMPSKYDIAVETYIQPIDMPLIHKGEKVRVWFDGWPTIVFSGWPNSSYGTFGGEIIAVENFISVNGKYRVLIAQDPKDKPWPKELNIGAGAQTFALLDNVPIWYELWRKLNGFPPNFYTPTQTNETKK, encoded by the coding sequence ATGCTGAATATCGCTAAAAATAATATCAACGAAAAAGTAAATTTATCTCGATTTAAAACCATTCGTAAATTGGGTGAAAGACGTTATTTTAAAACGTTTAATCGCATTTTAATTTGGTTTTTTATCGGAAGTTTTCTGTTTGTTTTGCTGCCTTGGACGCAAAACATTCAAGGAAATGGATTTGTCACCACCATTTCACCGGAACAACGTCCGCAAACCATTCACACAGCCATTGCCGGTAGAATTGAAAAATGGTATGTGGCCGAAGGTCAATATGTGAATAAAGGCGACACGATTTTATTTATTTCTGAAGTAAAAGAAGATTATTTCGATCCAAATTTGGTGGACAATACCGAAAACCAAATGAAGGCGAAAATGCTTTCGGAAGAATCGTATGAAGGAAAAGCCAATTCACTTTCAGCTCAAATTACAGCGATTGAACGTGAACGAATTTTAAAATTAGAACAAGCCAGAAATAAAATTGAACAATCGCTTCTAAAGGTAAAAAGTGATAGTATGGATTTGGAAGCGGTGAAAACACAACTTAAAATCGCTCAAACCCAATTTAAACGTTCGGAAGATTTAAATAAAGAAGGTCTAAAACCGATGACTGATGTGGAAGACAAGCGATTGAAATTACAAGATTCGGAAGCTAAAATCATTACGCAACAAAATAAATTGTTAACTGCTAGAAACGAATTAATCAATGCAAAAGTTGAAATTAATCGAATCACAGCAGAATATACCGATAAAATTTCGAAAGCTCAAAGTGAACGTTTTACCGCATTAAGTAGTCAATTTGACACAGAAGCTCAGGTGAATAAATTACAAAATCAGGTCACAAATTACAAAATGCGGAACGAACTTTATTACATTAAAGCTCCTCAAAACGGCTATGTAAACAGAGCTTTGCAATCCGGAATTGGCGAAACGATTAAAGAAGGAACACCGGTGGTGAGTATCATGCCATCAAAATATGATATTGCTGTTGAAACGTATATTCAACCCATCGATATGCCGTTAATTCATAAAGGTGAAAAAGTGCGTGTTTGGTTTGACGGTTGGCCCACCATCGTTTTTAGCGGCTGGCCCAATTCTTCCTACGGAACATTTGGCGGTGAAATTATTGCTGTCGAAAATTTTATTAGTGTAAATGGAAAATACCGCGTTTTAATTGCTCAAGATCCAAAGGATAAACCTTGGCCAAAAGAACTCAACATTGGTGCGGGTGCTCAAACGTTTGCTTTGTTAGACAATGTTCCGATTTGGTATGAATTATGGCGAAAATTAAACGGATTTCCACCGAATTTTTATACACCAACACAAACCAATGAAACTAAAAAATAG